ATGCGAATCACCTCATTACGACATTCAGGATGGACCACAGTAGTGTAGCCGTGATTATGCCAATACTCACACATGTAAGGTTGATAATGGGTATGAACTGCACATTCGCTAGAAAATAAAATCAATTCAGCGTTATCAAATTGCTCCAAGGTCTTTTGGTCTTGGGCGAGTAAAGAATATTGAGCACCCGCAGTGCCCCCGGGCCAATAAGCTAGCTTGTTGATACCCAGCCAGTAAGCAATATTTTCACCCATATGACGATCAGGAATAAATAATATTTTTTTATTTTGCTGACGTGCCCATTCAAAAATTTTTTTAACGTTCGAGCTTGTGCATACGGCACCCCCCTGAGCGCCGGTCATCGCTTTGACGCGACCAGAGGTGTTCATGTAACAAACTGGTAAAATATTTTCAGCACCATATCGTTCATTCAGATCTAAAAAAGCAGGCTCTACCATGAAATCTTTTGCCAGCATTTCCATGGTGCATCCTGATTTAGGGTTCGTGATAAACACTTGTTGATGGTGATTTGCAAGAATGGCGATAGATTCCGCCATAAAATGAACAGCAGATTCGATGATGACGGATTTTTCCGGATGATTGGCAGCCATGAGGGCTAATTGATAGGAGTCGCCAATTTGTCCACCAAATTGTTCCACCAAGCGTACAATATCACCTCCCATATAATAATGAGCAAGCAAAAGCAGCTTATCACCAAAATGGTTTTGAGCTTTTTTTACGTAAGGAGTCATCCAGGACAAGACTGTTGTTAATTTGCGATCGGGTAGGGCAAGGTATTCTTCGGCGTAAGGAATGAATTCTTCTTGATACCAATCCAATGGATAATCACTTTGGCAAATGGTCATGTCATTGGTAACACGCATTAACGTTTTTTCTGGCTGATAAACAGAGTGGCTTTCAAACATCCAAAAACCTCAAATCAAGTAAAAGGGTTTTGCGGTGAGGTTAGTCTGGCAATACTCTCTTCGGCTTTGACATTTTTTTGAGGAAAATCCTCTCGGTAATGTCCGCCGCGCGATTCTCTTCTTGAGAGTGCTGCCCGAACAATCAATTCCGCATTCAATACAATATTACGTAATTCAATAAAATCACGAGTAATACAATGCTTCCAATAGTATTCTTCAATGATTTTTTTTCGTTTCATAATTAATTGTAGTAGATCTTGTAATCCTGCTTCGGTACGTACAATCCCCGCATAAGACGTCATTTCACCGCGAAGGCCACGCCAATGGGCATTAATTTGGCTGGCACGTCTTGGATTGACTTCACCAGGTGAACTCCAACTAGGAATATTATCGACTACTTTGGCTGGCGATGTAATGTCTTTTAAAGTGCATCTTGCTGCATTGCTGGCCATCACCAACGCTTCTAATAAGGAATTACTGGCTAAGCGGTTTGCGCCATGCAATCCTGTAAAAGCAACCTCACCAATGGCATATAAACGCTTAAGATCGGTGCGACCATCAACATCGGTTAATACTCCACCGCACTGATAATGGGCTGCAGGGACTACTGGAATCATATCTTGGCTCATATCAATGCCAATGCCCAGCAAGGTTTGATAAATTTGCGGGAAGCGTTTTTTAAGAAAGGTTTTGGGCTGATGTGTAATATCGAGATAAACAAACCCATGTTGTCCGTGCTCTATTTCACTAAAAATAGAACGGGCTACGACATCGCGAGTTGCAAGCTCCATTGCCTCAGGTGCATAACGGTGCATGAAACGTTCGTTGGTATCTGGGCTTTTTAATAGGGCACCTTCACCTCGTACGGCTTCAGAAATTAAAAAATTATTGAGCGAGTGGTGGTGTAATAAAGTTGGGTGGAATTGATAAAACTCCATGTTACCAACACGTGCACCAGCACGATAGGCCATGGCAACCCCATCGCCGGTGGCGATGATGGGGTTGGTCGTGTATCGATAAGTTTTCCCTGCACCACCGGTAGCCAGAATGACGCACTGCGCCACGAAAGTATGAATGCAGTTTTTTTCGCAATCCAGAATATAGGCACCCAGCACCTCTCCCTGGATATCAGTACGGTGAGGGTGGTATTGGGTAATTAAATTAACTGCTACATGATTCTCAAAAAAAGTAATCTGTGGCTGTCGTTTTGCCGTTTCTAACAAAGCTTGGGTCACGGTTAGCCCTGTTTGATCGCCCGTGTTAAAAATACGCCGATGTGAATGCCCACCTTCTTGAGCTAGTGCAAAATCACCATTAGCTTGCCTGGTAAAATTAACCTGATAACTAATTAACTCTTCTATGGCTTGAGGCGCCTGGCGAATGATAAACTCAACTGCGGGTTGATAACATAACCCATCACCGGCAAGCAGCGTATCAGCAATGTGGGACTCTAACGAATCCTCTTTAGACACTGCAGCAGCAATTCCTCCTTGAGCATAACGGCTATTACATTCAGTGCTTTCTGCTTTACTGATCAGTGCAATTTTTACATGGGGCTGCAATTTTAGTAATTGCAGGCAATAGTTTAGACCGGCAAGACCGGTGCCTAATACTAAAACATCAAATTCACAGGTGTGTCCTTGTTGAGATAGTTGGGTCATGAAAATGCTTTAACCAATTGTGCAGCCAAACCTGTGTATTTTTCTGGCGTTAGTTCTAGTAATTGCTTTTTAACGTCTTCAGGAATGGCAAGTGATTTGATGAAATTTTTTAAACTTGCTTCATCAATTCCCTGCCCACGCGTTAATTTTTTTAATTGCTCATAAGCATTAGGTAAATTATAGCGACGCATGACAGTTTGTATAGGTTCTGCCAAAACTTCCCAATTCGAGTCTAAGTCTGATTTTAATGCTGCTTTATTGATTTGAAGTTTATCGTTACCTTTTGCAATTGCCTGAAAAGCAATGAGCGTGTAAGCAAAAGCAACCCCGATATTTCTTAGCACAGTAGAGTCAGATAAATCTCGTTGCATACGTGACTGAGTAAGCTTATTGGCAAAATGATTAAAGAGCGCATTGGCTAACCCAAGATTACCTTCTGCGTTTTCAAAGTCGATAGGATTTACTTTGTGGGGCATGGTAGAGGAACCAACTTCTTCAGCAACTGTTTTTTGTTTAAAATAATTGAGTGAAATATAAGTCCAAATATCTCGCGTGTAATCGAGCAAAATATTATTAATACGAGTCATGATGTGAGAGACTTCAGCAAGACCATCATGGGGTTCTATTTGTGTCGTATAAGCGCTGAATGATAATCCCAAGGAGCTTACAAAATTTGCGCAATGTTTGCGCCAGTCAATATCCGGGTAGGCAATAACATGAGCATTATAATTTCCAACGGCACCATTGAATTTGGCGGGTATGAGAACTTCTGCTAATTGTTGCTGGGGCCGTTTCAATCGTGCAACAAAATTGACTAGCTCTTTTCCTACTGTTGTCGGTGTTGCAGGTTGTCCATGAGTTCTTGATAGCATTGCAATGTCGGCATGCTGTTTACCAAGGAGAGTAATACCCCCCATAATTTCAGCCAAAGTCGGTTGAATAACTTGAGCGATGGCTTCTTTCACCATTAAGGCATAAGCCAAATTATTGATATCTTCTGACGTACAGGCGAAATGAATGAAGGGTGTATATTTTCTCAGACTATCAAATTGTTCTAATTTTTCCTGCAAATAGTATTCAACCGCTTTAACGTCGTGATTAGTCTTTTTTTCATAGTCTTTAACTTTCTCTGCCTCAGCTTCGTTAAAGTTAACCAAAATTTCTGCTAAATAAACCCTGGCGGCGTTATCCAATTGAGGTACTTCCGTAATATCCTTATTCGCTGCCAAGGCTTCAAGCCAACGGATTTCAACCATTAATCGATAATAGGTGAGTGCAAACTCACTAAAATAAGGACTTAGGACCTTTGTTTTTTTTAAATAACGTCCATCAATCGGTGAAATAGCGTTTAAGGGGGATAAGCTCATGGTAAAATCGTCACAATCATAAAGCGCATATGATATTAGATGCAGCAGCAGATGTGAATTAAAACCGTCGTTAAATGTAATTTTTAATCCATTTAATTCTGATTGCTGATCTAAATTAAAAACCTGACGTACGATTCGACGAATTAGCGAGAAGTACGTCATGCAATTAGAAGGTTACATCGGTGGGCCAAACGTAGAGGTATCTGTTCGTTCCAGTTCAGATTGCGGTGTTGGTGCTCTGGAGAAACAATTACCAAAAAATCGATTTGCCAGAGTGTCCAAAATGCTTGGGGGATTTTGAGGTGCTTTTTCTTTTGGAATAGGTTCGTCAACCTGGACCGGAGCAAGCGAAGCAAGCTTTTTGCGAATCGTGACGATATGTGACTTAAGTTCGTGACTGCTATTAAGATCTTTATAAGGGAATATACGATAAATTGTCGGGTAGGAAATCCCATCCACTACATAATCCACGGTTTTAAGAAGGTGCTCACGAGTTCTTGGGTGAATGGCATTCTTTTTTAATAAAGACTCATGTTGTGCGAAATCAATTATTCGGGTTTCGTTAGGAATTGGCCGCCACTTTTCCTGATATTGGTAGAGTTTTACCATTAAGCTAGGATTTACAACTTGAGTCTGAAGAAGATTATCTTGAACAAGTTCGTAGTCAAGAAAATCGCTTCTCACCCTTTGAGCCAGTGAGTGGAAGTCATTTTCGGTAATTTGCAAAAACAATTCCAATACTCTTGCAAAGTTTTGACTACATGCGCGACTGGCAAGTAAATCGGATAATTCGTCTAAATTTTTCTCCAATCGGGTTAGAGCCGCTCCGTCTACTTCTTCGTTTGTTTGTTCCGGGGTACTTGGTTTCTTATCCGGATCGGTAAAATATGATCTGAAGACATCAATGTGCCCGGTAAGTGTGGAATGCAAATCATTGTGGTTTTGATAAACGAAAATAAGAAATTTATTCAAATTTTCTACAGCTGCGTTTATTCTTTCAGGTTGCTCTTCGCCTCGTTTTAGAATGGCCTTATCACACTGCATTAAAGTTTTAATTAAATCTTCATAGGCCGCGACAGTTTGACCAAGCTCGACAATTTCTTTTGCGTCATTGATCTCTTTTGAACTCAATAAATGACTTGGATCAGTTATCCTATAGTCAACGTCAATGTCAACGCCTTCACAAAGCTCTGCTAATTGGTCATCATCCAATCCGTTAATTTCGAACAGATGTCGGTAAACTGTTTTTAAAAAAATGCTAAACATTAGCGAATTATTCAAGGCACGATTTAAAATGTGGTAGAACAATCCTTTCTTATAACCTTCTTCTGCGCCTAAGCGGATGCTTTGAAAAAGGTCATGGATAGTGGCCACGCTTATGACAACAAGTACCAAGCTGGTAATCAGAGTGAGAGCAAATGCTGCGAGAAAGGCTGTTACAATGCCCCAGAACAATGCGGAACTTAATTTTTTATCTGAGTCATTCTCATAAGTTTTTACGGCCGCATAAATGGGGGCAATTATGAAAATCAAGGAGGCTATTAAAATTGTGGCAGCGGCATTGAATAAATTTACTAATAAGGATTTAAGTGGATATAACACAGCACCAACAGCAAAACCACTAACTTTGTTTAGAGTTCGCAACATAATAGAACCTTTGATTTTCAAAAAAAGCGCTTTATGTTAACAAAATAAACAAAAAAGACCAAGCCCAATTTATACATAATAAACTGCTATGTGAGAAAAAAATATTTAAAAACGATAAATTACGAAAAGTTAATACTTATCTGGGGGAATAGTAATAATTTATTAGATGTATAAGAGCAAGTGATTTGTTATAATTCATGGCGGTTAAATTAAGGGCATAGCTAAAAATGTCAGAAAAGCAGCTAGAATCTTCACCACTTGGACAAAAAACTGTTTATATTGAAACTTATAATAACACGCTTTTGTTTCCTATTTCTCGTCAGCCTAAGCGTGATGCTATCGGTATCATGGCGCAGCAAAATTTGCCTTTTAAAGGGTACGATTTATGGACTGCTTTTGAGCTATCCTGGTTGAATGAAAAAGGGAAGCCTGTTGTCGCGGTTGCAGACATTGTTATTCCATGTGATTCTCCGAATTTAATTGAGTCAAAATCATTTAAACTCTATCTAAACTCATTTAATAATACCCACTTTAGTAGTGTGGAGTCTGTGCAGCAAACCATTATTCATGATCTTAGTAAAGTCGCTGGACGTCAGGTGTCTGTTACCATTTATTCTCCTGAGGACTTTAATAATTCTAAAATTAGTCACTTTGAAGGCTTTTGCCTGGATGAGATGGATATCAATTGCAATGAATATCGAGTAAATTCTAAGCTTTTGAAAGCTCATCATGACAAAGTTGAGAATAGTTCCCTGTATAGTCATTTACTCAAATCAAATTGCCCTGTAACAGGCCAGCCAGATTGGGGGTCGGTTGCTATCAATTACAGCGGACATCGCATTGATAATGAGGCATTGTTGCAATATTTGGTTTCTTTTAGAAATCATAACGAATTCCATGAGCAATGCGTGGAACGTATATTTATGGATATTATGCATTATTGCCAGCCTACTGAACTCACCGTTTATGCTCGTTATACACGCCGAGGTGGGCTTGATATTAATCCTATTCGCTCTAATAAAGAGATCAAACAACCCGTCAATATTCGATTGTATAGGCAATAGGCTCTAAGGTCTGTTGACGCTTACCATCTAAGTTCGCAGGATGTGGACTTAAGATGAAATGTAAACACACTCAAGTCTATAATCCAATGATACTAAGGCTTGGTTGTAGCTCGTAGTTATAATCACACATACTTTCATTCACATCATCCTTTAATTTAAGTAGAATGGTGGGCATTTGAAGGAGTAGGGGATAGATTATGGCGGTCAGTGTGCATACAATTGATTTTCAGCGCTTAGGGATGCGAGATCTAGAGCAGGTTGGTGGGAAAAATGCTTCATTGGGAGAAATGATAAGTCATTTATCTTCAGCCGGTGTTCTGGTGCCCACAGGGTTTGCTACGACCGCTGATTCATTTCGAGAGTTTCTTACCCAAAATAAGCTGGACCAGAAAATTTACGACATGTTAGCTTCCCTGGATACGGAAAACATTGCTGCATTAACCACGGCTGGTAAACAAATTCGCCAAATGATTTTGGAAGCCCCCTTCTCTAAAGAGTTTGAAAAAGCTGTTAGAACGTCCTATGAAGATTTAGTAAAAGTGATCGGTCATACTGATTTTAGTGTTGCGGTTCGCTCCTCAGCTACGGCTGAAGATTTGCCGGATGCTTCTTTCGCAGGCCAGCAAGAGACCTACCTTAATGTTCGTGGAATAGATGCAATTCTGATTGCTATCAAGCAAGTATTTGCCTCTTTATTTAATGATCGTGCCATTGCTTATCGTGTTCACCACGGTTTTGCCCATAATGACGTTGCTTTGTCAGCAGGCATTCAACAAATGATTCGTAGTGATTTGGCAGTCAGTGGCGTTATGTTTACGATGGATACGGAATCAGGTTTCAACGAAGTTGTTTTTATCACTTCATCGTACGGATTGGGTGAAATGGTGGTACAAGGGGCTGTAAATCCGGATGAATTCTATGTCCATAAACCATGCTTAAACGCTGGAAAGCCTGCAGTAATTCGTCGGACTTTAGGTAGTAAAGCTGTAAAAATGATATACGCAAACGATGCCACTGATAAAAAGACCGTTACCACGACTGAAGTGGCTCCTAAAGAGCGCATTCTATTTTCTTTAACAACTGACGAAATTGAAGAGTTGGCACGTCATGCCCTTATTATTGAGAAACATTATGGCCGTCCTATGGACATTGAATGGGCTAAAGATGGTAAGGATGGGAAACTGTATATCTTACAAGCACGTCCCGAGACTGTTAAAAGTCGTGCGAGTTCACAAGTATCAGAGCGTTATAGCCTTCAGTCAAGAAGCGAAATACTCACCGAGGGTCGTAGTATTGGTCAAAAAATAGGCCAAGGACGTGCAAAAATTATTACTGATATTAGTGAAATGCATCGCGTGGAGCCAGGCGACGTATTAGTGTCGGACATGACAGATCCTGATTGGGAACCTGTGATGAAACGTGCTTCCGCGATTGTAACCAATCGTGGGGGAAGAACTTGTCATGCTGCTATTATTGCTCGTGAATTAGGTATTCCTGCGGTAGTTGGTTGTGGAGATGCGACAAAAACGATTAAAGATGGGGATGAGGTCACTGTAAGCTGTTCGGAGGGTGATACAGGCTATGTGTATCAAGGGTTATTGCCTTTTGAACAGATCTCGCTTGATGTTGATACCATGCCAGAACTTCCTCTTAAAATTATGTTAAATGTGGGTAATCCTGAGCGCGCATTTGCTTTCCAGGCGATTCCTAATGCTGGGGTTGGGCTTGCCCGATTAGAGTTCCTCATTTCCAATACGATTGGTATTCATCCAAAAGCATTACTGGAATACGATAAAATTCAGGATAAGCAACTAAAAGAATTCATTAATGAGAAAACTGCTGCTTATGCTTCCCCTGTGGAGTATTACATTGAGCGTTTGAAAGAAGGGATTGCGACAATCGCCGCTGCTTTTTATCCTAAACCTGTCATTGTTCGACTTTCTGATTTTAAATCTAACGAATATGCAAATCTTGCTGGTGGTAAGCATTATGAGCCTCATGAAGAAAATCCTATGCTGGGTTTTCGTGGAGCCTCACGCTATGTTTCAACTGACTTTGCTGAATGTTTTGCACTTGAGTGTCAGGCAGTTCGTCGAGTTCGAGAAGACATGGGGTTGGGGAATGTTGAAGTGATGATTCCTTTTGTAAGAACTGTGGCAGAAGCGAAAGATGTCATTGACGTATTGCGAGAGCATGGTCTTGAACGAGGAAAAGCTGGTTTGCGTATTATTATGATGTGTGAGCTACCTTCAAATGCATTGCTCGCCAGTCAGTTTTTGGAATACTTTGATGGTTTTTCTATTGGCTCTAACGATTTGACGCAGTTAACACTTGGATTAGATAGAGATTCAGGTTTGGTTGCTTCGCAGTTTGATGAGCGAAATGCTGCAGTGAAAGCTCTGCTGCACATGGCAATCTCAACGTGCAAGAAAGCAGGAAAATATGTGGGAATTTGCGGACAAGGTCCTTCCGATCATCAAGATTTTGCTCAGTGGTTAATGAAGGAGGGAATTGATAGCGTATCCTTAAATCCGGATTCTGTGCTGGAAACTTGTCTCTTTCTTGCAGGTAATAAATGAGGCGTTCTCTACTCTATTTGGCATTATTAGGTTTTCCTGCTTTAGTATATGCAAGTATTCAACAAGACTCTCATCATGATCCAATTGCGCCCATACTATTATGGGTGACGCTTATTCTATTTTTTGCTTTAGTAGGGCGTTATCTTGCACGCCGATTAGGACAACCGGGTGTATTGGGTGAGTTATTGATGGGAGTATTGGTAGGTAATTTGAGCTACTACTTTGGTTCCCATTTAATGATCATTTTGCGCGAAGGTCCCGAAATTTTTAGTGTGATGGGGTCAATTTTAAGAGGTAGTCCCCTGTCTCAAGCTGTTTCGGCGAACATCGCTGACCCTGTTTATGGAAAAGAAGTAATAGAGGCTCTCACGGGTCCTCATGGTCTTGATTTAATAAAAATAGGCTATGTATTGGATGTTTTTTCTCGCTATGGGGTGATTTTCTTGCTGTTTATGGTGGGGTTGGAAAGTTCTATTGCGGAACTAAAAAAGACCGGCCGTGAATCCATTCAGGTTGCGGTCGTTGGGGTAGTTGCTCCTATTCTCCTGGGCTTTATCATTGCCCGTCTATTGTTACCCACGGCATCTTATAAAGTTGATTTGTTTGTTGCAGCTACTTTATCAGCAACAAGTGTAGGGATTACTGCACGTGTTCTTGGAGAAATGAAAAAATTGCGTACTCGAGAGGCACGAACTATTCTCGGTGCTGCAATGATTGATGACATTCTGGGTCTGATTATATTGGCGGTGGTGAGTTCCCTTGTAATCAATGATACCGTTGATTTTGGCATGGTAGTCCGTATTGTTATTTCTGCTCTGATGTTCTTTGTGGTGGCATTAACATTAGGGCCTATTGTTTTAAAGAAGGTTGTTATATTTTTTGATAACTTCCTGGAGTTTTGGGAGGTTAAATTACTCGCTTCATTCATTTTTGTGATGATTTTGGCTTGGTTGGCAACTCTGGTTGACCTCGCTGCAATTATTGGCGCTTTCGCAGCTGGATTAATCCTTCATGATGATTTTTTCACCACTAAAAATGGACATCACGTTGAAGCGCGCAGTATTAAAAGTCTAGTGGGGCCACTCGAGTCAATTTTGGCACCGTTATTTTTTATTTTAATTGGTATTCAAGTAAAACTTGAAACTTTTGCTGATTGGTCCGTATTGCTCATGTCTGCAGCACTTATCGCGGCGGCCATTATAGGAAAATTAGTGAGTGGATGGGGTGGAAATAAAAAAGATGATCGGTTGCTTATCGGTATTG
The nucleotide sequence above comes from Legionella hackeliae. Encoded proteins:
- the purB gene encoding adenylosuccinate lyase, translating into MSLSPLNAISPIDGRYLKKTKVLSPYFSEFALTYYRLMVEIRWLEALAANKDITEVPQLDNAARVYLAEILVNFNEAEAEKVKDYEKKTNHDVKAVEYYLQEKLEQFDSLRKYTPFIHFACTSEDINNLAYALMVKEAIAQVIQPTLAEIMGGITLLGKQHADIAMLSRTHGQPATPTTVGKELVNFVARLKRPQQQLAEVLIPAKFNGAVGNYNAHVIAYPDIDWRKHCANFVSSLGLSFSAYTTQIEPHDGLAEVSHIMTRINNILLDYTRDIWTYISLNYFKQKTVAEEVGSSTMPHKVNPIDFENAEGNLGLANALFNHFANKLTQSRMQRDLSDSTVLRNIGVAFAYTLIAFQAIAKGNDKLQINKAALKSDLDSNWEVLAEPIQTVMRRYNLPNAYEQLKKLTRGQGIDEASLKNFIKSLAIPEDVKKQLLELTPEKYTGLAAQLVKAFS
- the nadB gene encoding L-aspartate oxidase; protein product: MTQLSQQGHTCEFDVLVLGTGLAGLNYCLQLLKLQPHVKIALISKAESTECNSRYAQGGIAAAVSKEDSLESHIADTLLAGDGLCYQPAVEFIIRQAPQAIEELISYQVNFTRQANGDFALAQEGGHSHRRIFNTGDQTGLTVTQALLETAKRQPQITFFENHVAVNLITQYHPHRTDIQGEVLGAYILDCEKNCIHTFVAQCVILATGGAGKTYRYTTNPIIATGDGVAMAYRAGARVGNMEFYQFHPTLLHHHSLNNFLISEAVRGEGALLKSPDTNERFMHRYAPEAMELATRDVVARSIFSEIEHGQHGFVYLDITHQPKTFLKKRFPQIYQTLLGIGIDMSQDMIPVVPAAHYQCGGVLTDVDGRTDLKRLYAIGEVAFTGLHGANRLASNSLLEALVMASNAARCTLKDITSPAKVVDNIPSWSSPGEVNPRRASQINAHWRGLRGEMTSYAGIVRTEAGLQDLLQLIMKRKKIIEEYYWKHCITRDFIELRNIVLNAELIVRAALSRRESRGGHYREDFPQKNVKAEESIARLTSPQNPFT
- the ppsA gene encoding phosphoenolpyruvate synthase, producing the protein MAVSVHTIDFQRLGMRDLEQVGGKNASLGEMISHLSSAGVLVPTGFATTADSFREFLTQNKLDQKIYDMLASLDTENIAALTTAGKQIRQMILEAPFSKEFEKAVRTSYEDLVKVIGHTDFSVAVRSSATAEDLPDASFAGQQETYLNVRGIDAILIAIKQVFASLFNDRAIAYRVHHGFAHNDVALSAGIQQMIRSDLAVSGVMFTMDTESGFNEVVFITSSYGLGEMVVQGAVNPDEFYVHKPCLNAGKPAVIRRTLGSKAVKMIYANDATDKKTVTTTEVAPKERILFSLTTDEIEELARHALIIEKHYGRPMDIEWAKDGKDGKLYILQARPETVKSRASSQVSERYSLQSRSEILTEGRSIGQKIGQGRAKIITDISEMHRVEPGDVLVSDMTDPDWEPVMKRASAIVTNRGGRTCHAAIIARELGIPAVVGCGDATKTIKDGDEVTVSCSEGDTGYVYQGLLPFEQISLDVDTMPELPLKIMLNVGNPERAFAFQAIPNAGVGLARLEFLISNTIGIHPKALLEYDKIQDKQLKEFINEKTAAYASPVEYYIERLKEGIATIAAAFYPKPVIVRLSDFKSNEYANLAGGKHYEPHEENPMLGFRGASRYVSTDFAECFALECQAVRRVREDMGLGNVEVMIPFVRTVAEAKDVIDVLREHGLERGKAGLRIIMMCELPSNALLASQFLEYFDGFSIGSNDLTQLTLGLDRDSGLVASQFDERNAAVKALLHMAISTCKKAGKYVGICGQGPSDHQDFAQWLMKEGIDSVSLNPDSVLETCLFLAGNK
- a CDS encoding cation:proton antiporter codes for the protein MRRSLLYLALLGFPALVYASIQQDSHHDPIAPILLWVTLILFFALVGRYLARRLGQPGVLGELLMGVLVGNLSYYFGSHLMIILREGPEIFSVMGSILRGSPLSQAVSANIADPVYGKEVIEALTGPHGLDLIKIGYVLDVFSRYGVIFLLFMVGLESSIAELKKTGRESIQVAVVGVVAPILLGFIIARLLLPTASYKVDLFVAATLSATSVGITARVLGEMKKLRTREARTILGAAMIDDILGLIILAVVSSLVINDTVDFGMVVRIVISALMFFVVALTLGPIVLKKVVIFFDNFLEFWEVKLLASFIFVMILAWLATLVDLAAIIGAFAAGLILHDDFFTTKNGHHVEARSIKSLVGPLESILAPLFFILIGIQVKLETFADWSVLLMSAALIAAAIIGKLVSGWGGNKKDDRLLIGIGMLPRGEVGLVFASIGRTLGVISDQLFSAIILMVVVTTFLAPPLLKARYGKSHRDIKHDNQ
- the nadA gene encoding quinolinate synthase NadA, whose product is MFESHSVYQPEKTLMRVTNDMTICQSDYPLDWYQEEFIPYAEEYLALPDRKLTTVLSWMTPYVKKAQNHFGDKLLLLAHYYMGGDIVRLVEQFGGQIGDSYQLALMAANHPEKSVIIESAVHFMAESIAILANHHQQVFITNPKSGCTMEMLAKDFMVEPAFLDLNERYGAENILPVCYMNTSGRVKAMTGAQGGAVCTSSNVKKIFEWARQQNKKILFIPDRHMGENIAYWLGINKLAYWPGGTAGAQYSLLAQDQKTLEQFDNAELILFSSECAVHTHYQPYMCEYWHNHGYTTVVHPECRNEVIRIAQHSGSTAFIWDYVVNDRARTKKYAIGTENHMVENVKQHCKTLGIDVVNLAEAPKKKHEKGMGCGCATMSRNDPPHLVALLDLLRQGKTMSYNEVKAGDLVNEFTGSRQRLLEKDQQWIIDNAKKALEMMINITENRL
- the queF gene encoding NADPH-dependent 7-cyano-7-deazaguanine reductase QueF (Catalyzes the NADPH-dependent reduction of 7-cyano-7-deazaguanine (preQ0) to 7-aminomethyl-7-deazaguanine (preQ1) in queuosine biosynthesis); the encoded protein is MSEKQLESSPLGQKTVYIETYNNTLLFPISRQPKRDAIGIMAQQNLPFKGYDLWTAFELSWLNEKGKPVVAVADIVIPCDSPNLIESKSFKLYLNSFNNTHFSSVESVQQTIIHDLSKVAGRQVSVTIYSPEDFNNSKISHFEGFCLDEMDINCNEYRVNSKLLKAHHDKVENSSLYSHLLKSNCPVTGQPDWGSVAINYSGHRIDNEALLQYLVSFRNHNEFHEQCVERIFMDIMHYCQPTELTVYARYTRRGGLDINPIRSNKEIKQPVNIRLYRQ